Sequence from the Corallococcus sp. EGB genome:
GAACGGGTGACCGTCCAGCGCCGCGAGCAGATTGACCGGCGAGCCGCCCGCCGCCGTCCGCCCGTGCTCCTGCCCCGGTCCGTTCCTGCCGCCCCCATCCTCGTGGAGTCCCGCCCTGCCTCGAAGGGCTGGTACCTGGTGCCGTTCGGCGTGGGCCACCTGGTCCACGGTGAGTGCACCAAGGGCACCGTGCTCGCGGTGGGGCAGGGCACGATGTTCGCCGCGTCCGCCGTCTCCCTGGGCGTGGCCCTGTCCCTGCGCGGCCCGGACGGGCGCTACTCGGCGCAGGACGCACCCACGGCCAGGGCCTTCAACGTCTCCTATCTCGTGGGCGCGTATGCCTTCGCGGCGCTCTACGCCTACGGCGTGCTGGACGGCCTGCTGTCCTCACCCGCGTCCACGGGAAGCGGGCCCGGATGAGCGTTGACGGAGCGACGCGGGCCGGTGGCCCTTCGTGAGCAGTTGCTCCCCTCGGAGGTCGGTCTGACTGGAACTGGCGAGGCTCGCACGCCTTGAGCGGGCCCGGGTCACGGTGGCGCGTCAGGTCTCATCCGGACACATTGCCCAGGCTCTTCTCCACGACGGGCAGGTCCGCGCTCCGAGCTCCTGACGTCGCGGCGGCCCTGGTGTAGAGGAGGCGGATGAACGAAGTGAACCTGGTGGAGTTCGCCCGGCGGTTCGAACGCAAGCAGGCCGCCTCCGTGGCGGCCCTGGCCACGGAGTCCGCCCCGCTCGCCGACGGCTGGATGGTGTTCGGTGCCGTGGGCTCCTACATCAACAAGTCGTGCGGCTATGGCTTCGAGCGCGGCGTCACGGACGCGGAGCTGGACGCGCTGGTGGCCTTCTTCGCGTCGCGCGGGGTGGAGCCGAAGGCGGAGCTGAGCCCCTTCGCGCCGCCATCCCTGCTGAAGGGGCTGGCGGACCGCGGCTTCGTGCTGCGCGAGTTCGAGACGGTGCTCTACCGCCCGCTGCGCGCGGGAGAGGACCTGTCGAGGATGGCGCAAGCGGCCCCCGCCGGGCTGCGCGTCGAGCGGGTGGATCCATCCGACGAAGCGGCGGTGTGTCAGTTCGTGGAACTCTCCGGCAGCGGGTTCGTCCCGGAAGGCGAGTCCATGCCGGAGGTGTTCCGGGACGCAGGGCTGAAGGGGGCACGCAACCCCACCACGGACTCCTACGTGGCATGGCTCGAGGGTGTGGCGGTGGGGGCCGGGAGCTGCGAGGTGAGTGACGGGCTCACGTCGCTGTATGGCACGTCGGTGCTGCCCGCGTACCGGCGACGGGGCGTGCAGCAGGCGCTCATCGCCGCGCGCCTCCAGCGAGGGCTGGAGAAGGGCTCCGACCTGGCCACCATCATGTCCGCGCCCGGCATCCCCACGGAGCGCAACGCCATGCGCCTGGGCTTCCAGATGGCCTACTCACGCGTCGTGCTGGTGAAGCCCGGTGCGGGGCTGGTGCCGTCACCCTGAGCGGACACGGAGACCGCAGCGGCACGGTGGACGCCAGGGGCACCGGCACGTCGCGCGGGTTGGGCCCCCCGGAACGTGCCGCGCCTGGCCTGCGCGCGGGCACCTCCCGGGGACGGCCCTGTCAGCCCCTTCATGGGGTCTCGTCATCGCGCTGGAGCGCCCTCGTGAGCCGCTCCGCGAGCCGCTGGACGAGGGGCTCGCGGAGCAGCGTGTAGTGGGTGCCAGGGAGCACTTCCCGCATCAGCGTTCCGTGGACGTGCTCGCCCCAGCCGTCGTTCCCACGCGTCGGGTCGTCGCCCGCCTGGAGCAGGAGGACGCGGCCCTTGAACGTTCCAGGACGGTGGTGCTTCAGGGCCCGCAGGTTGCGGGTGAAGACGTGCAGGAGCGCGCGCCCTGTCTCCGTGGCTGCTTCCGGCGTCGCGAGCTGACCCTGGTCGAGCTCGAACATCGCGGCCACCTGGCCCGCGTCGTCCACGTCGATAGGCACGCGGTCGTCCGTCGCCGGGCTGGAGTCGATGAGGGCCACGAGCTCCACGGTCTCTCCCCGGGCCTGGAGCTGACGGGCGATCTCGAAGGCCACCACGCCGCCCATGGACCAGCCGCCCAGCCGGTAGGGGCCGTGGGGCTGCACGGTGCGCATGGCGACCACGTAGAGCGCGGCCATCGCCTCCACTGAATCAAGCGGCGGACGGCTCCCATCGAGCCCCTGGGACTGGAGCCCGTAGAAGGGCTGCTCCGGGCCCAGCTGCTTCGCCAATGCCGCATACGCGAGCACGTTGCCGCCCACCGGGTGGACGCAGAAGAACGGCCGCCGCGAGCCCTCGCGCTGGATGGGGACGAGCGGAGAGAAGACCGCGGGCGCCTGGCGCAGCAGCCGGGCCAGCGTCTCCACCGTGGGCGCCTGGAAGAGGGCGGCCAGGGGCAGCTCGCGGTGGAAGCGCTCCCGGATGCGCGCCATCAGCTTCACGGCGAGCAGCGAGTGGCCTCCCAGGTCGAAGAACGGCTGCGTCACACCGACGGGCCGCACGTTCAGCAGCTCCTCCCAGAGCGCCACGAGCTCCCGCTCCATGTCGTCGCGAGGAGCGACGTCAGCGGCTTCGGAAGGACGTGTGGTTGGTGCCTCCGGGACGTGCATCCGTCGCCGCTCGTCCTCCGTCAGCGGGGAGCTCCGGTCCAGCGGCGCGTCGGGTTCGGCGAGGACCGTCTCCAGCAGTTGGCTCCAGCGCTCCATCAGGCGCTGGGCCGTGGCGGCATCGAAGAGGTCCGTGCTGTACGTGAGCGCACCCTGGAAACCGTCGGGCTGCCGGGTGAGAGCCAGGTCCAGATCGAACTTCGCCGTCGTCGTGGGGGCCTCCACCGCCTTGAGCGTGAGGCCGGGCAGGACGACCTCTGGCTCCGGGGTGTTGTGCAGCGCGAAGAGCGCCTGGAAGAGCGGGGTGCGGCCCAGGTCCCGCTCGGGCTGGAGTGCTTCCACGAGCCGCTCGAAGGGCAGGTCCTGGTGTTCGTAGGCGCCCAGCGTGGTCGTGCGCACCTGAGCGAGCAGCTTCCGGAACGACATGTCCGGGGTGAAGCGGGCCCGGAGGACCAGCGTGTTGACGAAGAAGCCGATGAGGCCTTCGGCTTCCGCATGACGGCGGTTCGCGATGGGCGTGCCCACCAGCACGTCGTCCTGGCCGGCGTACCGCGAAAGCAGCAACTGGAACGCGGCCATGAGCACCATGAAGGGCGTGGCGCCCTCGCGGTTCGCCAGCGCTTCCACCGCGACACTTGATGCCGGTGTCAGATGGACGGTCAACAGCGCGCCCCGCGCGGAGCGGCGGGCCGGACGGGGCCGGTCGGTGGGCAGCGCCAGCGAGTGGGGGGCCCCTTCGAGTTGCTGCCTCCACCACTCCAGCTGTCCCTCCAGCACCGGGCCCTCCATCCACGCGGCCTGCCACCGTGCGAAGTCCGCGTACTGCACGGGCAGCGCTGGCAGGGGCGAAGGCTGTCCCTCGCGGAACGCTTCGTAGAGCGCCACCAGTTCGCGCACGAGCACTCCGAAGGACCAGCCATCGGAGATGGAGTGGTGCGTGCACAGGAGGAGCACGTGTTGCCGTGCGTCGAGCCGCACCAGCATGAAGCGCGCGAGTGGCCCCGTGGCCAGGTCGAAGGGACGCAGCGCCTCCGCGTCCACCTGGCGCCAGACCTCAGCCTCACGGTCCTCAGCGGGCACGGCCTCCAGGTCCTCCATGCGCAGCACGCCCGTAGGGGCGGGGTGGATGCGCTGGCGGGGTGTGCCGTCGTGGACCTCGAACGAGGTGCGAAGGGTTTCGTGCCGTTGCACCAACGCGTCGAAGGCGCGCTCAAGGGCAGTCGCGTCCAGTGCTCCGGACAGCCGCAGCGCGAAGGGCATGTTGTAGAGCGGGCTGCCCGGCTCCAACTGGTCGATGAACCACAGCCGCTGTTGCGCGAAGGACAGGGGCGCGAGTCCACCCGCGTGTGCCCTCAACGGCGGCAGCGCGGGCGTGGTGCCTGTCAGCCGCAGGGCGAGGCCCGCCACGGTGGGGGCTTCGAAGAGCGCCCGGACGCGCAGCTCCACGCCGAAGCGGGCGCGCACTCGGGCCACCACCTGCGTGGCCAGGAGCGAGTGCCCGCCCAGCTCGAAGAAGTTGTCGTGACGGCCGATGCCGGACACGCGCAACAGCTCCTCCCAGATGGCGGCGAGGCGCACCTCGGTGGGCGTGGCAGGCGGCTCGGAGCTCCGAGCGGACGGCCGTGACGCCTCCGGCACGGGCAGCTCCTTGCGGTCCAGCTTGCCGTTCGGTGTCAGCGGCAGGAGGGGCAGGGCGACGAGGGCGGCCGGCACCATGTAGTCGGGCAGGTGCCTCCGCAGGTGTTCGTGCAGCGAAGCGGTGTCCACCTCCGGCGCGACATAGGCCACGAGGCGCGCATCGCCTGGAACATCCTCGCGCACCAGGGCCACCGCGTCCCGGACGCCGGGCTGCGTGCGCAGCGTGGACTCGATTTCACCCAACTCGATGCGATGGCCGCGCAGCTTCACCTGGAAGTCCAGGCGGCCCATGAAGTCGAGCGTGCCGTCCTCGCGCCAGCGGGCCTTGTCACCCGTGCGGTACAGCCGTGCACCGGGCTCCGTGCCGAACGGATCCGGCATGAAGCGCTCCGCTGTCAGGTGAGGCCGGCCCAGGTAGCCCCGCGCGACGCCCTCACCGGCGAAGCACAGCTCTCCGGGCAGGCCGAAGGGCACCAGTTCCTGATGTTCATCGAGCACGTACGCGCGCAGGTTGTCCAACGGCCGCCCGATAACAGGCATCGCGTGGGGCGTTCCCTGGAGCTCCCACAGGGTGGCGTCCACGGTGCATTCGGTGGGACCGTAGGCGTTGAAGGCCCGTGTGCGCCGGGTGGCGGCGAGCCGCCGCCAGAGCACCTCGTCCATGGCCTCGCCGCCCACCAGCAGCAGCGACGGCAGGCGCGGGCGCTCCAGCATCCCCGCGTCCAGGAGGAGCTTCAGTTGCGCGGGAGTGACGTCCAGCGCGTCGACCCGTGTCCGCTCCAGCCACTCGAGCATCCGCTCCGGTTCCAACCGGATGTCCTCAGGAACCGGGCAGATGCAGTGGCCGTCCATGAGCCAGATGATCTGTTCCATGGACGCGTCGAAGAACAGCGGCGCATTGACGCCAATGCGGAGCCCCGGCGGCTGTCCCTTGTACACGGTTCGCAGGAGCGCGTGGCGCAGGTGCAGCAGCGACCGATGGCGCACCATCACGCCCTTGGGCGAGCCGGTGGAGCCCGACGTGTAGATGACATAGGCGAGATTCCCCGGCCCCGCCGCTGGCGGCAGGTTCTCCAAAAACCTGTCCGACTGTCCGACAGGTTCGGCCTCGCCCGGAGTCCGCCCGGTCCCACCCAACGGGTCCGACAGTCGGACAGCTTCGAGGTCCTCGGAGGTCGGCACGGACCTCCCAAACCTGTCCGACTGTCCGACAGGTTCACGACCCGCCGAAGCGGGCACGGTGCCTCCAACCCTGTCCGACCGTCCGACAGGTTCACGACCCGCCGAAGCGGACACGGTGTCTCCAACCCTGTCCGGCTGTCCGACAGGTTCACGATCCCCTGGTGCCGACCCGGTCATGCCCGACCTGTTCGACTGTCCTACAGGTTCAAGGTCTCGGATCGTCGGCGGCAGTGGCTCTGCAAACCTGTCCGGCTGTCCGACAGGTTCACGAACTCGCGGTGCCGACCCGGCCATGGCCAACCTGTCTGGCTGTCCGACAGGGGCGTGGTTCCCAGGGGCCGCCGTGGTCTCTCCAAACCTGTCCGACTGTCCGACAGGTCTGTGGTCGCTCAAGGCCGGCTCGGTCGCGTCATGTCGGTCCGACCGTCCGACAGGTTCGTGGTTCCCCGAGGCGGCTGTGGTCTCCCAGAACCGGTCCGACTGTCCGATAGGTTCGTGTTTCTCCGGGGCCGCCGTGGTCTCCCAGTGCCGGTCCGACTGTCCGACAGGTTCGTGGTTCCCCGAGGTGGCTGTGGTCTCCCAGAACCTGTCCGACTGTCCGACAGGTTTTGCGTCCAGCCTCACCAGGTGGGGCACCTCGGGATGCCACGCTTCCTGCTGTGCCCGCGTCGTCACCAGCACGGACGCGCCACAGTCCTTGAGGAGGAACGACTTGCGCGCGGCGGGCGCGGACGGGTCCAGGGGCACGAAGGCGCCGCCGGCCTTGTTCACCGCGAGCAGCGCGATGATGGCCTCCGCGGACCGCTCCAGGCACATGGCCACCATCACCTCCGGACCCACGCCCAGCGACCGCAAGTGCCAGGCGAGCTGGTTGGCCCGGGCGTTGAGCTGCCGGAAGGACAGCGTCGTGTCCTCGAATACCACCGCGTCCGCGTCCGGGGTTCGTGCCACCTGCGCCTCGAAGTGGCCGTGCAGCGTGCCGTCGCCCTTGAAGGGTGAGACGGCTCCCGCCAGGTCCCCCAGCAGCCGGCTTCGTTCATCTTCCGAGATGAGCGACAGCCGGGACAGCGGTGCGTCCGGCTGCTTGAGCACGGCGTCCAGCATCACGCGCAGGTGAGTGAGGAGCCGCGCCATGGTGGGACGCTCGAAGAGGTCCGTCGAGTATTCGAGCGTTCCCCGGAAGCCGTCCGCGCGGCGATCCAGATCCAGACTCAAATCGAACTGGGACTTGGTGCGCCCCGCGAGTGCCGCGGGACGCACCGTGAGGCCGGGCAGGGACAGCTCCGGAACCGGCGCGTTCTGCAGCGCGAACATCACCTGGAACAGCGGTGTCCGCCCCAGGTCGCGCTTCGCTTGCAGCGACTCCACCAGCCGCTCGAAGGGGATGTCCTGGTGCTCGTAGGCGCCCAAAGTGGTGGTGCGCAGCTGGGCCAGCAGCTCCCGGAACGTCGTTCTGCCATGGAAGCTTCCGCGCAGCACCAGCGTGTTGACGAAGAAGCCGATGAGGCCCTCGGTCGCCGCGTGGCGCCGGTTCGCGATGGGCGTGCCCACCAGCACGTCGTCCTGGCCGGAGTACCGGTGCAACACCGCCTGGAAGGCGGCGAGCAGCACCATGAAGGGCGTGGCGCCCTCGTGCTTCGCCAGGGACTCCACGCGCTCGGACAGGTCCAGGGGCAGGTGCACCGGCACCGTGTCACCGCGCTGGGTGGAGACGGCGGGCCGGGGCTTGTCGGTGGGCAGCTCCAGCGCTCGGGGGGCGCCTTCGAGCTGCCGGGCCCACCAATCGAGCTGCGCCTCCAGGGCCTCTCCCTGAAGCCACGTGCGCTGCCAGAGCGCGTAGTCCGCGTACTGCACGGGCAGCTCCGGAAGCGCGGGCGGCCGGCCCTCGCGCAGCGCCGCGTAGAGCGCGCTGAGCTCGCGCACCATCACGCCCAGTGACCAGCCGTCGGAGACGATGTGGTGCAGGTGGAGCACCAGCACGTGCTCCTCCGCCGCGAGCTCGAGCAACAGGGCCCGGATGACCGGCCCGCGCTCCAGGTCGAACGGCCGCTGGGACTCTTGCGTGGCCAGGCGCTCTGCTTCGCGGACCCGGGCCTCGGCGTCCTCCAGCGCCGTCAGGTCCACACGCTCCAGCGGCACGGTGGCCCGGGCGTGGATATGCTGCACGGGCTGGCCCGCCTCCGTCCGGAAGGTGGTGCGCAGCGCTTCGTGCCGCTCCATCAGCGCGTCCAGGCTTCCCTTCAGCGCGGCCTCGTCCAGCGCGCCGACGAGCCGCAGGGCGATGGGCATGTTGTAGAGGGCGCTGCCCGGTTCGAGCTGGTCGATGAACCACAGCCGCTGCTGCGCGAACGAGAGCGGCAGCAGTGGGGGCCTCGGGCCCCGGAGGAGCGGTGGCACCTGCGCGTGACGGTTCGTGGGGGTGCCCAGATGCTCGGCCAGTGCGGCCACGGTGGGCGCGTTGAACAGCTCGCCGAGGGGCAGCTCCATGCCCAGCACCGCCCGGATCCGCGACACCACCTGCGTGGCCAGGAGCGAATGACCGCCCAGGTCGAAGAAGTCATCGTGGATGCCCACGGCGTCCAGGTGCAGCACCTCCGCCCAGATGGCAGCGAGCTGGGACTCCAGGGCATTGCGTGGGGCCTCGCGCCCGGTATTCGCCGACTTGGGCGCTTCAGGCGCGGGCAGGGCCTTGCGGTCCACCTTGCCGTTCGGTGACAGCGGCAGGGACGGCAGCGCGACCCATGCGGCCGGCACCATGTAGTTGGGGAGCCGCCGCTGCGCGTGTGCCTTCACGCGGTCGGTGCCAGCGCCGTCCTCGTCGAGGACCACGTAGGCCACGAGCCGCTTCTCGCCGGGCACGTCCTCACGCGCGAGCACCACGGCCTCGCGCACGTCCGGGGATTGGCGCAGCACGGCCTCGACTTCCCCGGGCTCGATGCGGAAGCCGCGCAGCTTGAGCTGGAAGTCGGTGCGGCCCAGGAACTCCAGCGTGCCGTCATCGCGCCAGCGGGCCCGGTCACCCGTGCGGTACAGGCGGGCGCCCGGCGTGGCGGCGTGGGGATGGGGGATGAAGCGCTCGGCGGTGAGGTCCGGCCGCTGGAGGTAACCCCAGGCGAGGCCGTCGCCGCCGACGTACAGCTCGCCGGGGAGCCCCGGCGGCAGGGGCTGGAGGTGCGCGTCCAGCACCCACGCGCTGGAGTTCGCCAGCGGCTGTCCAATGGGCACCGAGCGCTCCACGGCGTCGCCCGCGCGCAGCGTGTGCGTGGTGGAGAACGTGGTGTTCTCCGTGGGGCCATACCCGTTGACGAGCACTGCGCCCGGCGCCATCCGCGCCAGGTGCTCCCGCACGCGAGACACGGGCAGCACATCTCCGCCCGACAGCACCTGGCGCACGCCCGCGAGCGAGGCCCCTTCGTGGAGGACCATCTGTTCGAAGAGGGCGGCGGTGAGCCACAGCGTGGTGATGCCCTCCACGGCGAGCAGCGTGCCCAGCTCCGACAGCGAGAGCGCACGCGGCGGCGCGAGCACCAACTTCGCGCCATGCAGCAGCGCGCCCCAGAGCTCCAGTGTGGAGGCGTCGAACGCGACCGGCGCGGCCTGGAGGAACACCTGCTCCGGCCCAAATGCCATGAAGCCATTGCCGCGGACCAGGCGCACGATGCCCCGGTGGGGGACGCTGACGCCCTTGGGCCGTCCCGTACTGCCCGACGTGAACATCACGTAGGCCAGCGCCTCCGCGGGCACCCGCACGTCGAGCGGTGTGGCCGGCTGCTTCGCGATCAGCCCTGCCTCTGCGTCCAGCAAGACGACGAGCCCCGCCACCGCCGGCAGCTCATCCGCCAGCGCCTCCTGCGTGACGAGCACGCTGACGCTCGCCTCCTGAAGCACCCAGGCGGTGCGGTCCGCTGGCGCCTTCGCCTCCACGGGCACGTAGGCCGCGCCCGCCTTGAGGATGCCGAGCATGCCGATGACGAGCTCCGGTGAGCGCTCCACGCACAGCCCCACGCAATCCCCGGGACGCACGCCCATCCGGCGCAGGTGGTGCGCGAGCTGGTTCGAGCGCCGATCCAGTTCGCCGTACGTGAGCTCCCTCGCCACGGCCGATTCAGCCTCTCCCGAGGGGAAGGCCCCAGTGCTCGCGGGCATCCTCACCGCGACAGCGTCCGGCGTCCTCGCGGCCCGCTCCGCGAAAAGCGCGGGCACGGAGGTGTCACGCGGATACTCCGTCGCGGTGTCGTTCCAGGTGACCAGCACCTGGTGCCGTTCCTCGGGCGTCGGCAGGGACAGGCGCGTCAGCGGAGTGGTGGGGGAAGCCACCGCGGCGTCGAGCAACACCCTCAGGTGCCGCGCCATCCCGGACACCGTGCCGGGCGTGAAGAGCGCGGTGTTGAAGTTGATGCCTCCCGTGTAGCCCTCGGGCGCGCGGTGCAGCAGCAGCTCCAGGTCGAAGCGGATGGCGCCCGGGTCGGCGTTCATCGGCTGGAGCGTCAGGCCGGGCAGCTCCAGCGGCGGCAATGGCGCGTTCTGCAGCGTGAACGTGACCTGGAAGAGCGGCGTGCGGGACGCATCGCGCGCGGGGTGCAGCTCTTCGACGAGCTTTTCGAACGGCAGGTCCTGGTGCTCGTAGGCGCCCAGGGTGGTGTCCCGCACGCGCCACAGCAGGGAGCGGAATGTGTCGTCCTCATGCAGCCGGGTGCGCAGGACGACGGTGTTCGCGAAGTAGCCGATGAGCGCTTCGGACTCGGCGTGGCGGCGGCCCGCGATGGGCGAGCCCACCAGCACGTCGTCCTGGCCCGCGTAGCGGCCGAGCAGCATCTGGAACGCGGCCAGCAGCACCATGTACGGCGTGGCGCCCTCGTGCTTCGCCAGGGCCTCCAGGGCTTCGCTGGTGGCGGGCGAAAGGGCGAACGGCATCAGGGCGCCCAGGAAGGTCTGCCGGGCCGGACGCGGGTGGTCCGTGGGCAACTCCAGGTGCGACGGCGCGCCTTCCAACTGCCGCCGCCAGTAGCCGAGCTGCGCTTCCAGCACCGCGCCCTGCAACCAGCCTCGCTGCCACAGCGCGTGGTCCGCGTACTGCACAGGCAGCTCGGGCAGCGGGGACGGGAGGTTCCGCGAGAGGGCGGCGTAGAGCGTGCCCATCTCGCGCACCAGGACGCCAGTGGACCAGCCGTCG
This genomic interval carries:
- a CDS encoding GNAT family N-acetyltransferase codes for the protein MNEVNLVEFARRFERKQAASVAALATESAPLADGWMVFGAVGSYINKSCGYGFERGVTDAELDALVAFFASRGVEPKAELSPFAPPSLLKGLADRGFVLREFETVLYRPLRAGEDLSRMAQAAPAGLRVERVDPSDEAAVCQFVELSGSGFVPEGESMPEVFRDAGLKGARNPTTDSYVAWLEGVAVGAGSCEVSDGLTSLYGTSVLPAYRRRGVQQALIAARLQRGLEKGSDLATIMSAPGIPTERNAMRLGFQMAYSRVVLVKPGAGLVPSP